The following are encoded together in the Lathyrus oleraceus cultivar Zhongwan6 chromosome 3, CAAS_Psat_ZW6_1.0, whole genome shotgun sequence genome:
- the LOC127128288 gene encoding psbP-like protein 1, chloroplastic — MASLQNSPALHRTLFQNSFPQKHGSGFRSSRRDGISFIVKGSQESSHSSTGLISQDEPSRRQMIAIGATAPLVFLFDQQSISFAAESGFQPVVDRKDGYSFVYPFGWQEVVIQGQDKVFKDVIEPLENVSVTMIPTGKQDIKEFGSPEEVAATLIKKVLAPPNQKTKIIKATERDIDGKVYYQFEFIAQAPNFTRHALSSVSIGNGKFYTLTTGANERRWGKMKDRLQTIVESFKLFNV, encoded by the exons ATGGCGTCCCTTCAGAATTCACCTGCACTTCATCGAACTCTCTTTCAGAACTCTTTCCCTCAG AAACATGGTAGTGGTTTTCGTTCTTCTAGAAGAGATGGCATTTCCTTCATTGTCAAAGGTTCTCAAGAATCTTCACATTCTTCAACCGGGTTGATTTCTCAAG ATGAACCAAGTAGGCGCCAAATGATCGCGATTGGAGCTACTGCTCCGTTAGTCTTTTTGTTCGACCAACAATCGATTTCTT TTGCCGCAGAATCAGGATTTCAACCCGTTGTCGATAGGAAAGACGGATATTCGTTTGTCTATCCTTTCGGGTGGCAG GAAGTAGTGATTCAAGGTCAAGATAAGGTGTTCAAAGATGTTATCGAACCGTTGGAAAACGTCAGCGTAACGATGATCCCAACTGGAAAACAAGATATTAAAGAGTTCGGATCCCCCGAAGAG GTTGCTGCAACTTTAATTAAAAAGGTTTTGGCACCTCCAAACCAGAAAACAAAGATTATTAAAGCAACCGAG CGTGATATTGACGGAAAAGTGTATTATCAATTCGAGTTCATTGCTCAGGCTCCAAACTTCACTCGTCACGCTCTCAGCTCAGTCTCTATTGGCAATG GTAAGTTTTACACGTTGACGACAGGAGCGAATGAGAGAAGATGGGGGAAGATGAAAGACAGATTGCAGACCATAGTAGAATCCTTCAAACTTTTCAATGTTTGA